In Massilia violaceinigra, one DNA window encodes the following:
- a CDS encoding DUF6506 family protein, whose protein sequence is MIIKGPGYAPAVHRASLNSPAFSTTIVCVSHFEEAISVAIDLQQSGIQLIELCGGFTQDEAASIHRSVDMQIPVGVVRYTPEQQEPLAQLFMPSSPA, encoded by the coding sequence ATGATCATCAAGGGACCTGGCTACGCTCCAGCCGTCCATCGCGCATCTCTGAATTCTCCCGCGTTCTCAACAACGATTGTCTGTGTCTCTCATTTTGAGGAAGCGATTTCAGTCGCCATCGATTTGCAGCAGAGCGGCATTCAGTTGATCGAATTGTGCGGCGGCTTCACTCAAGATGAGGCTGCCTCGATACATCGATCAGTGGACATGCAAATTCCTGTGGGTGTTGTACGTTACACGCCCGAGCAGCAAGAGCCACTCGCTCAACTTTTTATGCCGTCATCACCGGCATAG
- a CDS encoding PepSY domain-containing protein has product MGSSLKRLLLLGHRWLGIVLCAFFAMWFVSGVVMMYVGYPKLTDAERLRHLPALQAGAPLLGPQQAMAMAGVTGPLKELRLAAASGGDAVYLAQPAGAKGAAAIAVDARSGKRIPSTDQARAMASAAAFAGPGVGTHYLGTVEEDAFTHSRGLDGHRPLHRVQLADPEQTLLYVSGRTGEVVRDAPRHERLWNYAGAWIHWLYPLRGNVFEPYWADIVNWLAIAGTAMVLSGATVGILRWRFRAPYRSGSRSPYPGAMMRWHHIGGLLFGVVTATWIFSGLMSMNPWRIFDGGAPPLRLQALEGAALLPSARDAAPAALLSAAGPGIRELKWTRVLGDTLVLAQPAAGAPRVLDSQTSHPATVDGGALLDAARALLPHPVAKVERLDAYDLYYYSRDAHSMTGGAGKPLPVWRIAFADPHQSWVYLDPHTGALAGRSDRHKRWSRWLFAMLHSWDWLPLLERRPLWDLVMLALSLGGAILSMTGVVIGWRRLGRKLRAAGDGRAWFRIRGRGLPDGAARM; this is encoded by the coding sequence ATGGGAAGCTCGTTGAAACGCCTGCTGTTGCTGGGCCACCGCTGGCTTGGCATTGTCCTGTGCGCCTTTTTCGCGATGTGGTTCGTCTCCGGCGTGGTCATGATGTACGTCGGTTATCCGAAACTGACCGATGCCGAGCGCCTGCGCCATTTGCCGGCCTTGCAGGCCGGCGCGCCGCTGCTCGGGCCGCAACAGGCCATGGCGATGGCCGGCGTCACCGGACCGCTCAAGGAACTACGGCTGGCCGCTGCCAGCGGCGGGGACGCGGTTTACCTTGCTCAGCCCGCCGGCGCCAAGGGAGCGGCGGCCATCGCTGTCGATGCGCGCAGCGGCAAGCGGATACCGTCCACCGACCAGGCGCGCGCCATGGCCAGCGCCGCCGCGTTCGCCGGCCCGGGTGTCGGCACCCATTACCTGGGCACGGTCGAGGAAGATGCGTTCACCCACTCGCGCGGGCTGGATGGACACCGGCCCCTGCACCGCGTGCAATTGGCCGACCCGGAGCAAACGCTGCTGTATGTGTCGGGCCGGACCGGCGAAGTGGTGCGCGATGCGCCGCGCCATGAACGGCTATGGAACTATGCCGGCGCGTGGATCCACTGGCTGTACCCTCTGCGCGGCAACGTGTTCGAGCCTTACTGGGCCGATATCGTCAACTGGCTGGCGATTGCCGGCACCGCCATGGTGCTCAGCGGCGCCACCGTCGGCATCTTGCGCTGGCGCTTCCGGGCGCCCTACCGCAGCGGTTCGCGTTCGCCCTATCCGGGCGCCATGATGCGCTGGCACCATATCGGCGGCCTGCTGTTCGGGGTGGTGACCGCAACCTGGATCTTCAGCGGGCTGATGTCGATGAACCCGTGGCGCATCTTCGACGGCGGCGCGCCACCGCTGCGCTTGCAGGCGCTCGAAGGCGCGGCGCTGCTGCCGTCCGCGCGCGATGCGGCGCCGGCCGCGTTATTGTCCGCTGCGGGCCCCGGAATACGCGAGCTCAAATGGACGCGGGTGCTGGGAGACACACTGGTGCTGGCCCAGCCGGCGGCCGGTGCGCCGCGCGTGCTGGACAGCCAGACCAGCCACCCGGCAACGGTCGATGGCGGCGCGCTGCTCGATGCCGCACGCGCGCTGTTGCCCCATCCGGTGGCCAAGGTCGAACGCCTGGACGCGTACGACCTGTACTACTACAGCCGCGACGCCCACAGCATGACCGGCGGCGCCGGCAAGCCGCTTCCGGTGTGGCGCATCGCCTTCGCCGATCCGCACCAGAGCTGGGTGTATCTGGATCCCCATACGGGTGCGCTGGCCGGCCGCAGCGACCGCCACAAGCGCTGGAGCCGCTGGCTGTTCGCCATGCTGCACAGTTGGGATTGGCTGCCTTTGCTGGAGCGCCGGCCCTTGTGGGACCTGGTCATGCTGGCGCTCAGTCTCGGCGGCGCCATCTTGAGCATGACCGGCGTGGTGATCGGCTGGCGCAGGCTGGGGCGAAAGTTGCGTGCTGCGGGCGACGGGCGCGCATGGTTCAGGATACGCGGCCGGGGGCTGCCGGACGGCGCGGCGCGGATGTAG
- a CDS encoding TonB-dependent receptor, producing MTATPFHAAALAFACTAMNAHARADEPLPTVEITGSAPRANGKLNLDTAAATGSRLGLTPRETPATVTLVDRAMIDARGAQDTQEILRAIPGVTAHNAPGNIGVSYRGFGSGSISQLFNGVNVQYAIAARPVDSWIIDRVEAIGGPSSFLFGSGAVGGSINYITKVAERRDFSEAQVRLGTDGLKEASIGVNQRLGDQHHIRIDLHHRDADSWIDASGARSTQLAASLRSDLGPRFTHMLAYEFQEENVERPYWGTPLLNPVGGRARIDPATRFKNYNSADGIYAQRVHWLRSVAEWRASEAVQFTNTVYAYDAVRDYRNVESYRFNPANTAVERSGILLQRHEQRMLGDRLDATYKGELAGRRSDWAFGIDVSVNRQTRFPNSLPASLGSVDPYDFATERFFDIPGMSPALRPDRDNKVTTRAAYIENRTAIAPSLNLVTALRHERIELDLVNRREISAASPASFTRRYGPTTGRAGLVWDLAPGTTAYVQYATAADPPSGVLSTASFGDVRNNSELTTGRQGEIGAKLDFWQGKGTATVAAYRIERKNIATQDPDNSALTVLVGEQSANGVELSLGLQPTRQWSIQGNLTRVDAQYEQYRQGGVSLAGKTPANTPRSVANLWLGYAVTPAIKADIGLRHVGSVYADAANGIAWPAYTLLDLGLRYQISRDVAVVGRVRNAGDRVHAVNLGATMAYLGAPRTADLALRVAF from the coding sequence ATGACTGCAACCCCATTCCATGCGGCGGCGCTGGCCTTTGCCTGCACCGCCATGAACGCCCACGCCCGTGCCGATGAGCCCCTTCCCACAGTGGAGATCACGGGAAGCGCGCCGCGCGCCAACGGCAAGCTGAACCTGGACACGGCCGCCGCCACCGGCAGCCGGCTCGGCCTGACGCCGCGCGAAACACCGGCCACCGTCACCCTGGTCGACCGCGCCATGATCGACGCGCGCGGCGCCCAGGACACCCAGGAAATCCTGCGCGCCATTCCCGGCGTCACCGCCCACAATGCGCCAGGCAATATCGGCGTCAGCTACCGCGGCTTCGGCAGCGGCTCGATCAGCCAGCTCTTCAACGGCGTCAACGTACAGTATGCGATCGCGGCGCGCCCGGTCGACAGCTGGATCATCGACCGGGTGGAAGCCATCGGCGGCCCGTCGAGCTTCCTGTTCGGTTCGGGGGCGGTCGGCGGTTCCATCAATTACATCACCAAGGTGGCCGAACGGCGTGACTTCAGCGAGGCGCAAGTGCGCCTTGGTACGGATGGTTTGAAAGAAGCTTCCATCGGCGTAAACCAGCGCCTCGGCGACCAGCATCACATCCGCATCGACCTTCACCATCGCGACGCCGATAGCTGGATCGACGCCAGCGGCGCCCGCTCGACCCAGCTGGCTGCGTCGCTGCGCTCCGACCTCGGTCCGCGCTTTACCCATATGCTGGCCTACGAGTTCCAGGAAGAGAATGTGGAGCGGCCCTACTGGGGCACGCCGCTCCTCAATCCGGTCGGCGGCCGCGCGCGCATCGATCCGGCCACCCGCTTCAAGAACTACAACAGCGCCGACGGCATCTACGCCCAGCGCGTGCACTGGCTGCGCTCAGTGGCCGAATGGCGCGCCAGCGAGGCGGTCCAGTTCACCAATACCGTGTACGCCTACGACGCCGTGCGCGACTACCGTAACGTCGAGAGCTACCGCTTCAACCCGGCCAACACGGCCGTGGAGCGCTCCGGCATCCTGTTGCAGCGCCACGAGCAGCGCATGCTGGGCGACCGCCTCGACGCCACCTACAAGGGCGAGTTGGCGGGCCGGCGCAGCGACTGGGCGTTCGGCATTGACGTCAGCGTTAACCGGCAGACCCGCTTTCCGAACAGCTTGCCGGCCTCGCTCGGCAGCGTCGATCCCTACGATTTCGCGACCGAGCGTTTCTTCGACATTCCCGGCATGAGCCCGGCCTTGCGGCCCGACCGCGACAACAAGGTCACGACCCGCGCCGCCTACATCGAAAACCGCACCGCCATCGCGCCGTCGCTGAACCTGGTGACCGCGCTGCGCCACGAGCGCATCGAGCTGGACCTGGTCAACCGGCGCGAGATCAGCGCCGCCAGCCCGGCCAGCTTTACGCGCCGCTACGGCCCAACCACCGGCCGCGCCGGGCTGGTATGGGACCTTGCGCCGGGCACCACCGCCTACGTCCAGTATGCAACGGCGGCCGACCCGCCGTCGGGCGTGTTGTCGACCGCCTCGTTTGGCGACGTGCGCAACAACAGCGAACTGACCACCGGACGCCAGGGAGAGATCGGCGCCAAGCTGGACTTCTGGCAAGGCAAAGGCACGGCCACGGTGGCGGCGTACCGCATCGAGCGCAAAAACATCGCCACCCAGGACCCGGACAACAGCGCCCTGACCGTGCTGGTCGGTGAGCAATCGGCCAACGGCGTCGAGCTGTCGCTGGGCCTGCAACCGACGCGCCAGTGGTCGATCCAGGGCAACCTGACCCGGGTCGATGCGCAGTACGAGCAATACCGCCAGGGCGGTGTCTCGCTGGCGGGGAAGACGCCGGCGAATACGCCGCGCTCCGTCGCCAACCTGTGGCTGGGCTACGCCGTCACGCCCGCCATCAAGGCAGACATCGGCCTGCGCCACGTCGGCAGCGTGTATGCGGATGCGGCCAACGGCATCGCCTGGCCGGCCTACACCCTGCTCGACCTGGGCCTGCGTTACCAGATCAGCCGCGATGTCGCCGTCGTGGGACGGGTGCGCAATGCGGGAGACCGGGTCCACGCCGTCAACCTCGGTGCGACCATGGCCTATCTGGGCGCGCCGCGCACGGCCGACCTTGCGCTGCGCGTGGCGTTTTGA
- a CDS encoding DUF2946 domain-containing protein gives MRMNRRANVLASWLAVLAMLVAVLAPALSHAFAANAGAPYPPADICRAGSAAAPAVGLPAGDAAPTPHDGKLKHCPYCHHSNGMLLLPQAPCQLALAVADAPPTARLPDAPKARFAWTAAQARGPPSF, from the coding sequence ATGCGCATGAACCGCAGGGCGAATGTCCTGGCGTCCTGGCTGGCCGTGCTGGCCATGCTCGTGGCCGTGCTGGCGCCGGCGCTCTCGCATGCATTCGCCGCCAACGCCGGCGCGCCCTACCCGCCAGCTGACATCTGCCGGGCTGGCAGCGCGGCCGCCCCCGCCGTCGGACTGCCGGCCGGCGACGCTGCGCCCACGCCGCACGACGGCAAGCTCAAGCATTGCCCGTACTGCCATCACAGCAATGGCATGCTCCTGTTGCCGCAAGCGCCTTGCCAGCTGGCGCTTGCCGTCGCCGACGCCCCACCCACCGCGCGCCTCCCCGACGCGCCCAAAGCCCGCTTCGCATGGACTGCCGCGCAAGCACGCGGTCCTCCATCGTTCTGA
- a CDS encoding TonB-dependent receptor, which translates to MKNTTPAPSQRGLRLLSPMLLLAMPAFANATVDGDTPSSVQQVRVSASLIPLGVADSANQGTVTARQLENRPLLRTGELLEAVPGLIVTQHAGDGKANQYFARGFNLDHGTDFRTSVMGMPVNLPTNAHGQGYSDLNFLIPELVSTIAYKKGTYYAEEGDFSVAGAAAFDYVRQMEQGLLSLEAGQNRFSRALVANATPLATGTLLYALERAGQDGPWERPEDYKRVNGVLSYSWRRGDDDVRVTAMGMHSSWTSTDQVPQRALDAGLIGRYGTLAPTDGGETSRYSLSGEWSRQYGTGSARANAYFIKSRLDLFSDFTYALDDPEHGDQFHQAESRQVLGLNAERTWRHALGPFASETALGVQLRQDRLAPVGLYASQARQRRSTVREDRVKERSGALYLSNSTVWAPWLRTVAGLRADRYAFDVHSDTSANSGKVNAGITSPKFTAIFTLGKNAEMYLNWGRGFHSNDGRGVTGTVDPKTGLAVDADGADIKPATPLVRGTGEEAGLRLAGLAPGMQTTIAAWKLDLDSELIFIGDAGTTEAGRPSRRHGIELANFYTPAKDWIIDANLAWSHARFRDSDPAGAFIPGSITRTASLGVSGAAGPWSGGVRLRYFGPRALVEDDAVRSPSSTLLNMKLGYRLAPRLKLTVEVLNLLDRRASDIDYYYASQLPGESAPVADIHTHPGEMRTLRAGLAWRF; encoded by the coding sequence GTGAAAAATACCACCCCTGCCCCCTCGCAACGCGGGCTGCGCCTGCTGTCGCCGATGCTGCTGCTGGCCATGCCCGCCTTTGCCAACGCCACCGTCGACGGCGATACCCCATCCTCCGTTCAGCAAGTGCGCGTGTCCGCCAGCCTGATACCGCTCGGCGTCGCCGATTCGGCCAACCAGGGCACCGTGACCGCCAGGCAGCTCGAAAACCGTCCCTTGCTGCGCACGGGCGAGCTGCTCGAAGCCGTGCCGGGCCTGATCGTGACCCAGCACGCCGGGGACGGCAAAGCCAATCAATATTTCGCGCGCGGATTCAATCTCGATCACGGCACCGATTTCCGCACCTCGGTCATGGGCATGCCGGTCAACTTGCCGACCAATGCGCACGGCCAGGGCTATTCGGACCTGAATTTCCTGATTCCGGAGCTGGTCAGCACCATCGCGTATAAAAAAGGCACCTATTACGCGGAGGAAGGCGATTTTTCCGTGGCCGGCGCAGCCGCTTTCGACTACGTGCGGCAGATGGAGCAAGGCTTGCTGAGCCTGGAGGCCGGCCAGAACCGCTTCAGCCGCGCGCTGGTCGCCAACGCGACCCCGCTTGCCACCGGTACGCTGCTGTACGCCCTCGAACGCGCGGGACAGGATGGCCCGTGGGAGAGGCCGGAAGACTACAAGCGTGTCAACGGCGTGCTGTCGTACAGCTGGCGGCGCGGCGACGACGATGTGCGGGTGACGGCGATGGGCATGCATTCGTCGTGGACGTCGACCGATCAGGTGCCGCAACGCGCGCTCGACGCCGGCCTGATCGGCCGCTATGGCACGCTCGCTCCCACGGATGGCGGCGAAACCTCGCGTTACAGCCTGTCGGGCGAGTGGAGCCGCCAGTACGGCACGGGCAGCGCCAGGGCCAATGCCTATTTCATCAAATCGCGGCTCGACCTGTTCAGCGACTTTACCTATGCACTGGACGATCCGGAGCACGGCGACCAGTTCCACCAGGCGGAAAGCCGGCAGGTTCTCGGCCTGAACGCGGAGCGCACATGGCGCCACGCACTGGGCCCCTTCGCTTCCGAGACAGCGCTCGGCGTTCAGCTGCGCCAGGACAGGCTGGCCCCGGTCGGCCTGTATGCGAGCCAGGCGCGCCAGCGCCGCTCGACCGTGCGCGAGGACAGGGTCAAGGAGCGTAGCGGCGCGCTGTATCTGTCCAATAGCACCGTCTGGGCGCCATGGCTGCGCACGGTCGCCGGGCTGCGCGCCGACCGCTATGCGTTCGATGTCCACAGCGACACGAGCGCCAACTCGGGCAAGGTGAATGCCGGCATCACCAGTCCGAAGTTCACGGCGATTTTCACGCTGGGGAAAAATGCGGAGATGTACCTGAACTGGGGTCGGGGATTCCACAGCAACGACGGGCGTGGCGTCACCGGCACTGTCGATCCCAAGACCGGCCTGGCGGTGGATGCCGACGGTGCGGACATCAAGCCCGCCACGCCGCTGGTGCGGGGAACGGGCGAAGAGGCGGGCTTGCGGCTGGCCGGCCTGGCGCCGGGCATGCAAACCACCATCGCCGCCTGGAAGCTCGACCTCGATTCCGAACTGATCTTCATCGGCGACGCCGGCACCACCGAGGCAGGCCGCCCAAGCCGGCGGCACGGCATCGAGCTGGCCAATTTTTACACGCCCGCCAAAGACTGGATCATCGATGCCAACCTGGCGTGGTCGCACGCGCGCTTTCGCGACAGCGATCCGGCCGGCGCCTTCATCCCCGGGTCGATCACCCGCACCGCCTCGCTCGGCGTGTCGGGCGCCGCCGGCCCGTGGTCGGGCGGCGTGCGCCTGCGCTACTTCGGCCCGCGCGCACTGGTCGAAGACGATGCGGTGCGCTCGCCGTCGTCCACCTTGCTCAACATGAAGCTCGGCTACCGGCTCGCGCCACGCCTCAAGCTCACCGTTGAAGTGCTCAATTTGCTGGACCGCCGCGCGAGCGATATCGACTATTACTACGCATCGCAGTTGCCAGGCGAATCTGCACCGGTAGCCGACATTCATACCCATCCGGGTGAAATGCGCACCCTGCGCGCCGGCCTGGCGTGGCGCTTCTGA
- a CDS encoding NAD(P)/FAD-dependent oxidoreductase, which yields MRQPAQVVAQRQVKQGTGGHSEAVDRVALRLAGIARAQAQAQAGSGPGPRGTCASVSQWDSDTPAWFDPIRDPHGVGWHLDRLLFDAGVRDGAVEAGVALVDSVRQLALSHEGGRWRIDAQCLGQGGAAPSRGMHQTPVLVDASGRGMAAARQLGLARRGRDRLVWLYAHLPVDRDDKDQATRVCADANGWWYSVRVPSGQRVLAFHLDSDDAELKALRDPYRLLAKAQRHGLLAGIRPATMDFPVHLRPAGGGGLDPGATAALPDGFFAIGDAMLAFDPIASQGLFNALATADSCAQAIGRYLDGVGNARARYLEEMRTVEARYCQRLGETYAAVSRYARERFWLRRTAGNAGAL from the coding sequence ATGCGCCAGCCGGCGCAGGTCGTAGCGCAGCGCCAGGTCAAACAGGGTACGGGCGGGCACAGCGAAGCTGTTGATCGTGTCGCCCTGCGTCTTGCCGGTATAGCGCGCGCCCAAGCCCAGGCCCAGGCCGGCTCTGGCCCAGGGCCACGCGGCACGTGCGCGTCGGTCTCCCAATGGGACTCGGACACGCCGGCCTGGTTCGACCCGATTCGCGATCCGCATGGCGTCGGGTGGCACCTCGACCGCCTGCTGTTCGACGCTGGCGTGCGCGATGGCGCCGTGGAAGCGGGCGTGGCGCTGGTCGACTCGGTGCGGCAGCTGGCGCTGTCGCACGAGGGCGGGCGCTGGCGTATCGATGCGCAATGCCTGGGGCAGGGCGGTGCCGCCCCATCCCGTGGAATGCACCAGACGCCAGTGCTGGTCGATGCCAGTGGCCGAGGCATGGCGGCGGCCAGGCAGCTCGGCCTTGCCCGGCGCGGCCGCGACCGCCTGGTGTGGCTGTACGCGCACTTGCCGGTGGACAGGGATGACAAGGATCAGGCCACCCGTGTCTGCGCCGACGCGAACGGCTGGTGGTATAGCGTGCGTGTGCCGTCCGGGCAACGGGTGCTGGCATTTCACCTTGATAGCGACGATGCCGAGCTCAAGGCACTGCGCGATCCGTACCGTTTGCTGGCCAAAGCGCAGCGCCATGGCTTGCTGGCCGGGATCCGGCCGGCGACGATGGACTTTCCGGTGCACCTGCGGCCGGCCGGCGGGGGCGGGCTCGATCCAGGCGCCACGGCCGCGCTGCCCGACGGCTTTTTCGCGATCGGCGACGCGATGCTGGCGTTCGACCCGATTGCATCCCAGGGGCTGTTTAACGCCTTGGCCACGGCCGACAGTTGCGCCCAAGCGATCGGGCGCTATCTCGATGGCGTCGGCAATGCGCGCGCGCGCTACCTTGAGGAGATGCGCACGGTTGAAGCGCGGTATTGCCAGCGTCTCGGCGAAACCTACGCGGCAGTGAGCCGCTATGCCCGGGAGCGGTTCTGGCTGCGGCGCACTGCCGGCAACGCGGGCGCCCTTTGA
- a CDS encoding substrate-binding domain-containing protein: MKAPAFVLLSLMIASLAGNAGAEVLEISGGTTPQKDVLESRAAEILKSTGVEIKVNGVGAGNGMVALVEGKVSVAAVGDTLADSIEAGKKAAKAASKDIKVPDNLVFAQIGKDELVIIVHKSNGVSALTKAQLKDMATGKITNWKEVGGADLPVKVVVTKAGMIPSLVFQKTIMDGAEYAKGALEAQSPREVITWVSRTPGGFGPAADVHVKAGAGDSKSIGAPAMSRPLGLVTIGAPTGAAKKLADYLKVK; the protein is encoded by the coding sequence ATGAAAGCGCCCGCCTTCGTATTGCTCTCCCTTATGATCGCCAGCCTGGCCGGCAATGCCGGCGCCGAGGTGCTGGAAATTTCGGGCGGCACCACTCCGCAAAAAGATGTCCTGGAGTCGCGCGCTGCGGAAATACTCAAGTCCACCGGCGTGGAGATCAAGGTCAACGGTGTGGGGGCCGGCAATGGCATGGTGGCCCTGGTCGAGGGCAAGGTCAGCGTGGCAGCGGTAGGCGATACCCTGGCCGACTCGATCGAAGCTGGCAAAAAGGCGGCCAAGGCCGCCAGCAAGGACATCAAGGTTCCGGACAACCTGGTGTTCGCGCAAATCGGAAAAGACGAGCTGGTCATCATCGTGCACAAATCGAATGGCGTCAGCGCGCTGACCAAGGCCCAGCTCAAGGATATGGCAACGGGAAAAATCACCAACTGGAAAGAAGTCGGCGGCGCCGACCTGCCGGTCAAGGTGGTGGTGACCAAGGCGGGAATGATTCCGAGCCTGGTGTTCCAGAAAACCATCATGGACGGCGCCGAGTACGCCAAAGGGGCGCTGGAAGCGCAGTCGCCGCGCGAAGTGATCACGTGGGTATCGCGCACTCCCGGCGGCTTCGGGCCCGCGGCCGACGTGCACGTCAAGGCCGGCGCGGGCGACAGCAAGAGCATCGGCGCGCCTGCCATGTCGCGTCCACTCGGACTGGTCACCATCGGCGCGCCCACAGGGGCGGCCAAGAAGCTGGCCGACTACCTCAAAGTGAAATAA
- a CDS encoding IS1380 family transposase, with translation MPNCTNEPIKLGRVGRRVVEASFDGGDIVSDGGVLLLRQVDQRIGLSKAIARVFEDRRRRASVSHSMRDLLAQRVYGLCCGWEDVCDHNVLRRDLAMQTAVGRADDLASAPTLSRLETSSTRAQAAALHGVLLDQFIASKAKRPKELVLDIDATHMPLHGEQEKSHFHRYYDNYCYLPLYVFCGQDILACVLRPSSRDPAGILSALIKLISRRLRQAWPRIRIIVRGDSGFCRHQALRHFEKWGLHYIVGLQKNSALLQRVELAELALAEMYQKAGSKQRMIGEFTYAAGTWDRQRRVIARLEHDARGANPRFIVTNLTGGPKALYERVYCARGEAENRIKEAQLDLFGRRASCHKFQANQLRLLLAAFAYTLMINLRRLALVGTELARACTATIRIKLLKIGAAVVRNTRRVRVMLASQHPLKHVFLTAARALAP, from the coding sequence ATGCCAAATTGTACCAATGAACCGATCAAGTTGGGGAGGGTTGGACGGCGCGTCGTTGAGGCGTCATTCGACGGCGGCGACATCGTCAGCGACGGCGGGGTTCTGCTGCTGCGCCAAGTGGATCAGCGCATCGGCTTAAGCAAAGCGATTGCGCGCGTATTCGAGGATCGACGCCGTCGTGCCAGCGTTTCGCACAGCATGCGCGACTTGCTCGCGCAGCGCGTGTACGGCCTGTGCTGTGGCTGGGAGGACGTCTGTGACCACAATGTGCTGCGCCGCGACTTGGCCATGCAAACGGCAGTGGGCCGGGCCGATGACTTGGCCTCGGCGCCGACGCTGAGCCGGCTTGAAACGTCCTCCACGCGCGCGCAGGCGGCCGCCCTGCATGGCGTTCTGCTCGATCAGTTCATCGCCAGCAAAGCTAAGCGGCCCAAGGAACTGGTGCTCGACATCGATGCCACCCACATGCCGCTGCATGGAGAGCAAGAGAAGTCCCACTTCCACCGCTACTACGACAATTACTGTTACTTGCCGCTGTACGTCTTCTGTGGCCAGGATATCCTCGCCTGCGTCTTGCGACCCAGCAGCCGCGATCCGGCCGGTATCCTCAGCGCATTAATCAAATTGATCTCCCGGCGCTTGCGCCAGGCTTGGCCACGCATCCGCATCATCGTGCGCGGCGATTCCGGGTTCTGCCGTCATCAAGCTCTGCGCCACTTCGAGAAATGGGGGCTGCACTATATCGTCGGCTTGCAAAAGAACTCAGCGTTGCTGCAACGAGTAGAGTTGGCCGAACTGGCACTGGCCGAGATGTATCAGAAGGCCGGTTCCAAGCAGCGCATGATTGGAGAATTCACTTATGCGGCGGGGACGTGGGATCGGCAACGGCGCGTCATCGCGCGGCTGGAACACGATGCGCGCGGCGCCAACCCGCGTTTCATCGTCACCAACCTGACTGGGGGTCCCAAGGCACTGTACGAACGCGTGTATTGCGCCCGTGGCGAAGCAGAGAACCGTATCAAGGAGGCGCAGCTCGATTTGTTCGGACGCCGTGCGAGCTGCCATAAATTCCAGGCCAACCAACTGCGGCTGCTACTGGCAGCGTTCGCCTATACCCTGATGATCAATTTGCGCCGCCTGGCTTTGGTTGGCACGGAACTGGCACGCGCCTGCACGGCGACGATCCGCATCAAACTGCTCAAGATCGGCGCGGCCGTCGTGCGCAACACGCGGCGCGTGCGCGTCATGCTCGCATCCCAACATCCACTCAAGCACGTCTTCCTCACTGCCGCCCGCGCGCTGGCACCATAA
- a CDS encoding type 1 glutamine amidotransferase domain-containing protein, giving the protein MIKKLLRAGAWLAATLVLLAAGGYLYYRSLDLDQLPRANPQFAVADLAYLKNAVAQKRGRILAVVSSTERGGPAMKRAGYELTELARAYYVFQANGYEVDIASPKGGKPPERIDLDDMGDADYAFLNDAAAQAKVVNSIALAHVDARQYAAVYFVGGKGAMYDLPDNPDVARIVNEIAGRGVVGAVCHGPAALLGVKLASGKALVAGRRMTAFTNEEELFLTKDARTRFGFLLEERAVADGARFVAGPKYIDNTVVDGRLVTGQNAWSTWSVAEAMIAALGHRPVARERTAEEVSLRLLATYYRAGLGAARAEQAVLPRFDKMMVLMHSVVAAMQWRAIDAVNLQRLANG; this is encoded by the coding sequence ATGATCAAGAAATTACTACGCGCGGGGGCCTGGCTGGCCGCGACCCTGGTTCTACTCGCCGCCGGGGGCTATCTTTACTATCGCAGCCTGGACCTGGACCAACTGCCCAGGGCAAATCCGCAGTTCGCCGTGGCCGATCTGGCCTACCTGAAAAACGCGGTGGCGCAGAAACGCGGGCGCATCCTGGCCGTGGTCAGCAGCACTGAGCGCGGCGGGCCCGCCATGAAGCGGGCCGGCTACGAGCTGACCGAGCTCGCCCGGGCCTACTATGTGTTCCAGGCCAATGGCTACGAGGTGGATATCGCCTCGCCCAAAGGCGGCAAGCCGCCGGAAAGGATCGATCTGGACGACATGGGCGACGCCGACTACGCCTTCCTCAACGACGCTGCCGCGCAGGCCAAAGTCGTCAATTCGATTGCGCTGGCCCATGTCGATGCGCGCCAGTACGCGGCCGTGTATTTCGTCGGAGGAAAGGGCGCCATGTACGACTTGCCGGACAATCCGGACGTGGCCCGCATTGTCAACGAGATCGCCGGACGCGGCGTCGTTGGCGCTGTCTGTCACGGGCCGGCGGCTTTGCTGGGCGTGAAGCTGGCCAGCGGCAAGGCGCTGGTGGCTGGCCGCCGCATGACCGCCTTCACCAATGAGGAGGAACTGTTTCTGACGAAGGACGCGCGCACGCGCTTTGGCTTCCTGCTCGAGGAGAGGGCGGTCGCGGACGGCGCGCGCTTTGTCGCCGGTCCCAAGTACATCGACAACACCGTCGTCGATGGCCGTCTGGTCACGGGTCAGAACGCCTGGTCCACCTGGTCGGTGGCGGAAGCGATGATCGCCGCGCTGGGACACCGGCCGGTGGCGCGCGAACGCACCGCCGAAGAGGTCAGTCTGCGGCTGCTGGCGACCTACTATCGCGCCGGCCTGGGCGCGGCCCGCGCCGAGCAGGCCGTGCTGCCGCGGTTTGATAAAATGATGGTACTGATGCATTCGGTGGTGGCCGCCATGCAGTGGCGCGCGATCGATGCCGTCAACCTCCAGCGCCTCGCAAACGGATAA